A stretch of the Malus sylvestris chromosome 10, drMalSylv7.2, whole genome shotgun sequence genome encodes the following:
- the LOC126584696 gene encoding uncharacterized protein LOC126584696, with product MVVDMINTSGFAWNDVKKCIEDDSDDSWQTYVQRNKEADGWRSKPFPLFDRFAYIFGKDRATGNVAETPAQMVEEQSHDHVGESDIGGENFVSSMNQQSQQSTPSENSQRKRKRAVGSSSDGTEAIISGLKDFYVESGKRMQMVTEALVQGTADHTDIANELEAMGLSPMDQIDALSLILDKPKNVGVFRAIKPELKKVFVQRLLSDNASG from the exons atggtcgttgacatgataaacacaagtggatttgcatggaatgatgtcaaaaagtgcATTGAAGATGACAGTGATGACTCATGGCAAACTTATGTGCAg agaaataaagaagccgatggatggagaagcaaaccttttccactgtttgatagatttgcatatatatttggaaaagatcgggctacgggtaatgtagccgaaacccctgctcaaatggtggaggaacaaagtcatgatcatgttggtgaaagtgatattggaggtgaaaattttgtttcttcaatgaaccaacaaagccaacaaagcaccccatctgaaaatagccaaagaaagaggaaaagagctgtgggaagttcaagtgatggaaccgaggcaattatcagtggactgaaagatttttatgttgaaagtgggaagaggatgcaaatggtaactgaagctttagttcaaggtactgcagatcatactgacatagctaatgaacttgaagcaatgggtctctctcctatggatcaaattgatgcattgtctcttattttggataaaccaaaaaatgtgggagtgttcagggcaatcaaaccggaactcaagaaagtgttcgtccaaaggcttttaagcgacaacgcaagcggatga